A genomic stretch from Mycobacterium cookii includes:
- a CDS encoding LLM class F420-dependent oxidoreductase: protein MRIGVVFPQTEIGAFGAGAVRAYAQHVEGLGYAHLLAYDHVVGADPAVHAGWNSPYDLHNTFHEPLVLFGYLAAVTSTLELVTGVVILPQRQTVLVAKQAAEVDLLSGGRLRLGVGLGWNAVEYEALGEDFSTRGKRCDEQVELMRKLWTDASVSYRGTYHQLTGAGLAPLPIQQPIPVWFGASSPRAFRRAGRLGDGWFPMVGPGRKLEAARQLVEQAATEAGRDPARLGMQGQVSWNGNDDDLAAGIRSWAQAGASHVAVNTMDAGLATVEQHLDALTRAAAIAREFAD, encoded by the coding sequence ATGCGGATCGGAGTGGTGTTCCCGCAGACCGAGATCGGCGCTTTCGGCGCCGGCGCGGTTCGCGCCTACGCCCAACACGTCGAGGGTCTGGGATATGCGCACCTGCTCGCCTACGACCACGTCGTCGGCGCCGACCCGGCGGTCCACGCCGGCTGGAACAGCCCGTACGACCTGCACAACACGTTCCACGAGCCGCTGGTGCTGTTCGGCTACCTCGCCGCGGTCACCTCCACGCTGGAACTGGTCACCGGCGTCGTGATCCTGCCGCAGCGGCAGACCGTCCTGGTCGCCAAGCAGGCGGCCGAGGTCGACCTGCTGAGCGGCGGACGGCTGCGCCTGGGCGTCGGCCTGGGCTGGAACGCCGTCGAGTACGAGGCGCTGGGGGAAGACTTCTCGACCCGCGGCAAGCGGTGCGACGAGCAGGTGGAGTTGATGCGCAAGCTGTGGACCGATGCCAGCGTCAGCTATCGGGGCACCTACCACCAGCTGACCGGAGCCGGGCTGGCGCCGCTGCCGATCCAGCAACCGATTCCGGTGTGGTTCGGCGCATCCTCGCCGCGGGCCTTCCGCCGAGCCGGTCGCCTCGGTGACGGCTGGTTTCCCATGGTGGGCCCGGGCCGCAAACTCGAGGCCGCCCGCCAACTGGTCGAGCAGGCCGCGACGGAGGCCGGACGAGACCCCGCCCGACTCGGCATGCAAGGTCAGGTTTCGTGGAACGGCAACGACGATGATCTGGCGGCGGGCATCCGATCCTGGGCGCAGGCAGGCGCGTCACATGTCGCGGTCAACACCATGGACGCCGGGCTGGCCACCGTCGAGCAACATCTCGACGCGTTGACTCGAGCAGCCGCCATCGCCAGGGAATTCGCGGATTAA
- a CDS encoding YceI family protein, whose protein sequence is MTRADREQWSLEGSDGELLIHTGVAGPAAAMGHRLTLAMRRWRATTQWHSGEPVDARLAVDVGSLEVVRGEGGVTPLSGPEKVIVRRNALGSLDARKYTRILFSANTIEKTDGGYRLTGALTIHGKTRPQVVDLGVDDQGDSWELSSETAIRQSDFGVKPYSQMLGALKVADDVTVSFAATRAKDATN, encoded by the coding sequence GTGACCCGCGCCGACCGCGAACAGTGGAGCCTCGAGGGCTCCGACGGCGAGCTGCTGATTCACACCGGCGTCGCCGGTCCGGCCGCGGCCATGGGCCACCGGCTCACCCTCGCGATGCGGCGATGGCGGGCGACGACGCAGTGGCACTCCGGCGAGCCAGTGGACGCGAGATTGGCCGTCGACGTGGGTTCGCTGGAGGTCGTCCGCGGTGAGGGCGGCGTCACCCCGCTGTCCGGCCCGGAGAAGGTAATCGTCCGCCGCAACGCGTTGGGTTCGCTGGACGCCCGAAAATATACTCGAATCCTGTTCTCCGCCAACACTATTGAGAAGACAGACGGGGGCTATCGGCTGACCGGCGCCCTGACGATCCACGGCAAGACCCGGCCGCAGGTCGTCGACCTCGGCGTCGACGATCAAGGTGACAGCTGGGAGTTGTCCAGCGAGACCGCCATCAGGCAATCCGACTTCGGCGTAAAGCCGTATTCGCAAATGCTGGGCGCGCTGAAGGTCGCCGACGACGTCACGGTGTCGTTCGCCGCGACGCGCGCCAAAGACGCAACGAACTGA
- a CDS encoding cytochrome P450, whose protein sequence is MPTPNLPPGFDFTDPDIHAERLPVEELAELRRTAPIWWNEQPLGVGGFDDGGFWVVSKHKDVKEISRRSDVFSSLQKTALPRYKDGTVGEQIDRGKFVLLNMDAPQHTHLRKIISRGFTPRAVERLRDDLRERARRIVETAAAQGSGDFVEQVSCELPLQAIAGLLGVPQEDRMKLFHWSNQMVGDQDPEFESNDAIGASVELIMYAMQMAADRAANPGPDIVTKLIEADVDGHKLSDDEFGFFVILLSVAGNETTRNSITQGMMAFTEFPDQWELYKKQRPATAADEIVRWATPVTSFQRTALQDYELSGVQIKKGQRVVMVYRSANFDEDVFDDPFAFNILRDPNPHVGFGGTGAHYCIGANLARMTIDLMFNAIADAMPDLESVGKPERLRSGWLNGIKHWQVDYHSDAAAKCPVAQ, encoded by the coding sequence ATGCCGACTCCGAATCTTCCGCCCGGATTCGATTTCACCGATCCCGACATTCACGCCGAGCGCCTGCCGGTCGAAGAACTGGCCGAGCTGCGGCGCACGGCGCCGATCTGGTGGAACGAGCAGCCGCTGGGAGTGGGCGGCTTCGACGACGGCGGTTTCTGGGTGGTGTCCAAACACAAGGACGTCAAGGAGATTTCGCGACGCAGCGACGTCTTCTCCAGCCTGCAGAAGACGGCGCTGCCGCGCTACAAAGACGGCACGGTCGGCGAGCAGATCGACCGGGGCAAGTTCGTCCTGCTGAACATGGACGCGCCCCAGCACACCCATCTGCGCAAGATCATCTCTCGTGGATTCACCCCCCGTGCGGTGGAGCGCCTGCGCGACGATCTGCGTGAGCGCGCCCGGCGCATCGTGGAAACCGCGGCCGCCCAGGGATCCGGCGACTTCGTCGAACAGGTGTCGTGCGAACTTCCCCTGCAGGCCATCGCCGGGCTGCTCGGTGTGCCGCAAGAGGATCGGATGAAGTTGTTCCACTGGTCCAACCAGATGGTCGGCGACCAAGATCCCGAGTTCGAAAGCAACGACGCGATCGGCGCGTCGGTCGAACTGATCATGTACGCGATGCAGATGGCGGCCGACCGCGCCGCGAACCCCGGCCCCGACATCGTCACCAAGCTGATTGAAGCCGACGTCGACGGCCACAAGCTCTCCGACGACGAGTTCGGGTTCTTCGTCATCTTGCTGTCAGTCGCGGGCAACGAGACCACCCGCAATTCCATCACCCAGGGCATGATGGCCTTCACCGAATTCCCCGACCAGTGGGAGCTGTACAAGAAGCAGCGTCCGGCCACCGCGGCCGACGAGATCGTCCGGTGGGCCACCCCGGTGACGTCGTTCCAGCGGACCGCCCTGCAGGACTACGAGCTGTCCGGCGTGCAGATCAAGAAAGGTCAGCGCGTCGTAATGGTGTATCGCTCGGCCAATTTCGACGAGGACGTATTCGACGACCCGTTCGCGTTCAACATCCTGCGCGACCCCAACCCGCACGTCGGGTTCGGCGGTACCGGAGCGCATTATTGCATCGGGGCCAACCTGGCGCGGATGACGATCGACCTGATGTTCAACGCCATCGCGGACGCCATGCCTGACCTGGAATCGGTCGGCAAGCCCGAACGTCTGCGCTCGGGTTGGCTCAACGGCATCAAACACTGGCAGGTTGACTACCACAGTGATGCCGCGGCGAAATGTCCTGTCGCGCAGTAG
- a CDS encoding cytochrome P450 has product MALKQRLHWLTLHGFVRGVASLGARRGDLQARLIADASVKADPEPFYEQVRSRGRLVHSRIGYITADHAIGHELLRSDDFRVLSIGSNLPAPLRWLERRVRDDLLHPLRPPSLLAVEPPDHTRYRKTVSSVFTQRAVAALRDGVEQTADSLLDELSREPGVVDVVDRYCAQLPVAIISDILGVPDRDRQRILEFGELAAPSLDFGLPWPQYRRVQRGIAGFNFWLDEHLGQLRRSPGDDLMSQLIRKAESGSPETYLDEDELRAVAGLVLAAGFETTVNLLGNGIRLLLDNPGHLHTLSQRPELWPNAVEEILRLESPVQLTARLALNDTEIAGMPVGQGELVVVYVAAANRDPAVFGDPNRFDIERENAGRHLAFSGGRHFCLGAALARAEGEVGLRAFFDRFPEVRSAGAGSRRDTRVLHGWSTLPVALGPARSMANR; this is encoded by the coding sequence ATCGCACTCAAGCAGAGATTGCACTGGCTGACGCTGCACGGTTTCGTCCGCGGCGTCGCCTCGCTCGGCGCGCGGCGCGGCGATCTGCAAGCGCGGTTGATCGCCGACGCGTCGGTCAAGGCCGACCCGGAGCCGTTCTACGAGCAGGTCCGGTCCCGCGGTCGTCTGGTGCACTCCCGGATCGGCTACATCACCGCAGACCACGCGATCGGGCACGAACTACTGCGCTCAGACGACTTCCGGGTGCTCTCCATCGGGTCGAACCTGCCGGCGCCGCTGCGCTGGCTGGAGCGTCGCGTCCGCGACGACCTGCTGCACCCGTTGCGTCCGCCGTCCCTGCTCGCCGTCGAGCCGCCGGACCACACCCGCTACCGCAAGACGGTGTCGTCGGTGTTCACCCAGCGGGCGGTCGCCGCATTGCGCGACGGGGTCGAGCAGACCGCGGACTCGCTGTTGGATGAGTTGTCCCGCGAGCCCGGCGTCGTCGACGTCGTCGACAGGTACTGCGCGCAACTTCCGGTGGCGATCATCAGCGACATCCTGGGGGTGCCCGACCGCGATCGGCAGCGCATCCTCGAGTTCGGCGAACTCGCGGCGCCCAGCCTCGATTTCGGACTCCCCTGGCCGCAGTACCGTCGAGTGCAGCGCGGGATTGCCGGGTTCAACTTCTGGCTCGACGAGCATCTGGGACAGCTGCGCCGGTCCCCCGGTGACGACCTGATGAGCCAGCTGATCCGCAAAGCCGAAAGTGGCTCGCCGGAAACATATCTGGATGAAGACGAACTGCGGGCGGTCGCCGGTCTGGTCTTGGCGGCCGGGTTCGAGACGACAGTGAACTTGCTGGGCAACGGGATTCGCCTGCTGCTGGACAACCCCGGGCATCTGCACACCCTCAGTCAGCGGCCCGAGTTGTGGCCGAACGCCGTCGAGGAGATTCTGCGGCTGGAGTCACCTGTGCAGCTGACCGCGCGGCTTGCGTTGAACGACACCGAGATCGCCGGTATGCCGGTCGGGCAGGGCGAACTGGTGGTGGTCTACGTCGCCGCGGCCAACCGCGATCCGGCCGTCTTCGGTGACCCGAATCGGTTCGACATCGAACGGGAGAACGCCGGTCGGCACCTGGCTTTCTCCGGCGGACGGCACTTCTGCCTTGGGGCGGCGCTGGCTCGCGCCGAAGGTGAAGTGGGGCTGCGGGCCTTCTTCGACCGCTTCCCCGAGGTGCGCTCCGCGGGTGCCGGCAGTCGTCGCGACACCCGGGTTCTGCACGGCTGGTCGACGCTGCCGGTTGCGTTGGGCCCGGCGCGGTCGATGGCTAACCGCTAG
- a CDS encoding Rv1893 family protein, producing MAFKPKDAIDAARDIVQNAVERSSDIVENAGHIIKGDIAGGVGDIVHNSIDIATYAAERTKEVFTDDED from the coding sequence ATGGCCTTCAAGCCGAAAGACGCCATCGACGCGGCCCGCGACATCGTGCAGAACGCCGTCGAGCGCTCATCGGACATCGTCGAGAACGCCGGTCACATCATCAAAGGTGACATCGCCGGCGGCGTGGGCGACATCGTGCACAACTCCATCGACATCGCCACATACGCCGCCGAGCGGACCAAGGAAGTCTTCACCGACGACGAGGACTGA
- a CDS encoding nuclear transport factor 2 family protein has product MSGQWSRDEIDSAFEHHKQVVVEIGSSWDWSRFADQFTDDATYVEHTYGTLHGREQIRDWIVSTMNVFPGSEMPFYPTSWHSIDTDRGWVFCEFQNRMRDPGDGSIHQAANLSVMKYAGNGLWSYEEDAYNPMNFLPMVRDYIQRSQAMGTVSDDAIRFAKNMNWELS; this is encoded by the coding sequence ATGAGCGGACAGTGGTCGCGCGACGAGATCGACTCGGCCTTCGAACATCACAAGCAGGTCGTCGTCGAGATCGGGTCCAGCTGGGACTGGTCGCGATTTGCCGACCAATTCACCGACGACGCAACCTATGTCGAGCACACCTACGGCACCCTGCACGGCCGCGAGCAGATCCGCGACTGGATCGTGTCGACGATGAACGTCTTCCCCGGCAGCGAGATGCCGTTCTATCCGACGTCCTGGCATTCCATCGACACCGACCGCGGCTGGGTGTTCTGCGAGTTCCAGAACCGGATGCGCGATCCCGGCGACGGAAGCATCCATCAGGCGGCCAATCTCTCGGTGATGAAATACGCCGGCAACGGATTGTGGAGTTACGAGGAAGACGCCTACAACCCGATGAATTTCCTGCCGATGGTGCGCGACTACATTCAGCGATCGCAGGCCATGGGCACCGTCAGCGATGACGCAATCCGGTTCGCCAAGAACATGAACTGGGAACTGAGCTGA
- a CDS encoding RagB/SusD family nutrient uptake outer membrane protein, whose product MFSASIDALPDTSDPEFSGRANVILSGLRKLQAALTKAASRGRATPSVIVSLSGVRTRYDDLMAMAAEAPGATLGQQLYVVRRRAKLSALETANGAGLTADLLDAIEAEEVPTDEEAARIKELLAALGG is encoded by the coding sequence ATGTTCTCCGCCTCGATCGACGCGTTGCCCGACACCAGCGATCCGGAGTTCTCCGGCCGCGCGAACGTCATCCTGTCCGGCCTGCGCAAGCTGCAGGCGGCGCTCACCAAGGCGGCATCTCGCGGGCGGGCGACACCGTCAGTCATCGTGTCGCTCAGCGGAGTTCGGACACGCTACGACGATCTGATGGCGATGGCAGCCGAGGCGCCGGGCGCGACCTTGGGCCAGCAGCTCTATGTCGTGCGGCGGCGCGCGAAGCTCTCGGCGCTGGAAACAGCGAACGGCGCGGGGCTCACGGCCGATCTGCTCGACGCCATCGAAGCAGAGGAAGTCCCGACCGACGAAGAAGCGGCCCGGATCAAGGAGCTCCTCGCGGCTCTTGGAGGCTGA
- a CDS encoding alcohol dehydrogenase catalytic domain-containing protein, with protein MPSHKAVQVKSAGAPLELADAETTPPSRGEVRITVGACGICGTDAHFVAGDFPGLSWPLTLGHEIAGKIAEIGDGVQDFAVGDRVAVGWFGGNCNHCAQCRKGLFIHCVNAKVPSWHYPGGYAESVTVPATALARIPAELSDAEAAPMGCAGVTTYNALRHTKALPGDRVAILGVGGLGHLGLQFSRAMGFETIAINRGTAKRDDAIKLGAHHYIDATDGDVAESLNDLGGVAVVLGTAGASKAMAATVGGLLPRGELITIGVTPEPLPISPLQLITPGLSIVGHPSGTASEIEDTMHFAVQSGVRAWIEELPLTQAADGYAALEQGRAHYRTVLTM; from the coding sequence ATGCCGTCGCATAAAGCAGTCCAGGTCAAGTCCGCGGGCGCACCACTGGAGCTCGCTGACGCCGAGACGACGCCGCCGTCGCGCGGCGAAGTGCGGATCACCGTCGGCGCGTGCGGGATATGCGGTACCGACGCGCACTTCGTTGCCGGTGACTTCCCCGGCTTGTCCTGGCCGTTGACCCTGGGCCATGAGATCGCCGGCAAGATCGCCGAAATCGGCGACGGCGTGCAAGATTTCGCGGTCGGTGATCGGGTCGCCGTCGGCTGGTTCGGCGGAAACTGCAACCACTGCGCCCAGTGCCGTAAGGGCCTGTTCATCCACTGTGTGAACGCCAAGGTGCCCAGCTGGCACTACCCGGGCGGCTACGCCGAGTCGGTGACCGTGCCTGCCACCGCCCTGGCCCGGATACCGGCGGAGCTCTCCGACGCCGAAGCCGCTCCGATGGGCTGCGCCGGTGTGACGACCTACAACGCGCTGCGTCACACCAAGGCGCTGCCCGGTGACCGGGTCGCGATTCTCGGCGTCGGCGGACTCGGCCACCTCGGGCTGCAGTTCTCCCGGGCAATGGGTTTCGAGACGATCGCGATCAACCGCGGCACGGCCAAGAGAGACGACGCGATCAAGCTGGGGGCGCATCACTACATCGACGCCACCGACGGCGACGTAGCGGAATCGTTGAACGACCTCGGTGGGGTCGCGGTCGTGCTGGGCACCGCGGGCGCCTCGAAGGCGATGGCCGCGACGGTCGGCGGTCTGCTGCCCCGGGGTGAGCTGATCACCATCGGCGTAACACCGGAGCCGCTGCCGATCAGCCCGCTCCAGCTGATCACGCCGGGGCTCAGCATCGTCGGCCATCCGTCCGGGACGGCCAGCGAGATCGAGGACACCATGCATTTCGCCGTGCAGTCCGGTGTGCGCGCGTGGATCGAAGAGCTTCCGCTGACGCAGGCCGCCGACGGCTATGCGGCGTTGGAGCAGGGCCGGGCGCATTACCGCACCGTGCTGACCATGTGA
- a CDS encoding DUF7159 family protein, producing MDTVLGLSLTSTSVGWVLVEGRDADGTILDHDDFEVRPATGLQAVYTSEQANAALLDAQAAATGHDQRLHVVGVTWSDEAAAESALLLESLTDAGFDNIVPVRLHDACDMLARAIAPMIGYDKAAVCVLDGESTIVVMVDLCDDEAQTAIKQLSGGPGALVHWLTALFDRSTWQPGGIVIVGPDDDLDALSRQLKKTLPVPVIAQPGAELALARGAALASVQSTEFTDDAMTEAVDSRRHDNGASRQTSYAGALTMLAAGAVTFVASLSLAVGPHLVPHRSVQPVVHRAAPARVAVVPAPPPVAPPPARPAPKPVVKEEPVQAPVVQQPVAAPAPVVEVPAAAPVPPPAPPPPPAPPPPDPNPHPLLTKLLQRLHGQDPDQQPPPQPPPPAQP from the coding sequence TTGGACACGGTACTTGGACTGTCGCTGACGTCGACGTCAGTCGGCTGGGTCCTGGTCGAAGGCCGCGACGCCGACGGCACGATCCTCGACCACGACGACTTCGAGGTGCGTCCTGCCACCGGATTGCAGGCGGTCTACACCTCTGAGCAGGCGAACGCGGCGCTGCTGGATGCGCAGGCTGCCGCCACGGGTCACGACCAGCGCCTGCACGTCGTCGGCGTGACCTGGAGCGACGAGGCCGCCGCGGAGTCGGCTCTGTTGCTGGAATCGCTGACCGACGCCGGATTCGACAACATCGTTCCGGTACGACTGCATGACGCGTGCGACATGTTGGCCCGCGCGATCGCCCCGATGATCGGATACGACAAGGCCGCCGTCTGCGTGCTGGACGGCGAGTCGACGATCGTCGTGATGGTGGATCTGTGCGACGACGAGGCGCAGACGGCCATCAAGCAACTCTCCGGCGGCCCCGGTGCACTGGTGCACTGGTTGACCGCGCTGTTCGACCGCAGTACCTGGCAGCCCGGCGGCATCGTGATCGTCGGTCCAGATGACGATCTCGACGCGCTGTCGAGGCAACTGAAGAAGACACTGCCGGTCCCGGTGATCGCCCAGCCCGGCGCGGAATTGGCACTGGCCCGGGGCGCGGCGCTGGCGTCAGTTCAGAGCACGGAATTCACCGACGACGCGATGACCGAGGCCGTCGACAGCCGGCGACATGACAATGGCGCCTCCCGGCAGACCTCGTACGCCGGGGCGTTGACGATGCTGGCGGCCGGCGCGGTGACGTTCGTGGCGTCGCTGTCGCTGGCGGTGGGTCCGCATCTGGTGCCGCATCGGTCGGTCCAACCGGTGGTGCATCGGGCCGCGCCGGCCCGGGTCGCCGTCGTCCCGGCACCGCCGCCGGTTGCGCCGCCGCCCGCGCGACCGGCCCCCAAGCCCGTGGTGAAGGAAGAGCCGGTCCAGGCTCCGGTCGTCCAGCAGCCGGTCGCAGCGCCCGCGCCGGTCGTCGAGGTTCCCGCCGCCGCTCCGGTTCCGCCGCCCGCGCCACCGCCACCGCCGGCGCCGCCCCCGCCGGACCCCAACCCGCACCCACTGCTGACCAAGCTGCTGCAACGCCTGCACGGGCAGGATCCAGACCAGCAGCCGCCACCGCAGCCGCCGCCACCCGCCCAGCCCTGA
- a CDS encoding esterase family protein codes for MPNVSEKMRGWVRRLGVAAISAATLPGLIGLVGGDATAGAFSRPGLPVEYLQVPSASMGRSIKVQFQPGGTNAPAVYLLDGLRAQDDYNGWDINTPAFEWYYQSGLSIVMPVGGQSSFYTNWYKPACGKSGCLTYNWETFLTSELPGYLASQKSTKATGSAAVGISMAGSSAMNLAIYHPGQFIYAGSLSGYLSPSTGQGAIGLAMGDAGGYKKEDMWGPDSDPAWQRNDPTVNVAQLVANNTRLWVYCGNGTPNELGGANLPATFLESNFMIGGNKKFQDAYNAAGGHNAVFNFPAYGTHSWEYWGAQLNAMKPDLQGALGAHAGG; via the coding sequence ATGCCAAACGTTAGCGAAAAAATGCGTGGTTGGGTGCGGCGACTGGGGGTCGCCGCGATTTCTGCCGCCACGCTGCCCGGCCTGATCGGCCTCGTCGGTGGCGACGCCACCGCGGGGGCGTTCTCCAGGCCTGGGCTACCCGTCGAGTACCTGCAGGTGCCGTCGGCGTCGATGGGTCGCAGCATCAAGGTCCAGTTCCAGCCCGGTGGGACCAACGCGCCCGCGGTGTACCTGCTGGATGGTCTACGCGCCCAGGATGACTACAACGGCTGGGACATCAACACCCCCGCGTTCGAGTGGTACTACCAGTCCGGGCTGTCGATTGTCATGCCGGTCGGCGGGCAGTCCAGCTTCTACACCAACTGGTACAAACCGGCCTGCGGTAAGTCCGGCTGCTTGACCTACAACTGGGAGACCTTCCTGACCAGCGAGCTGCCCGGATACCTGGCCTCGCAGAAGAGCACCAAGGCGACCGGAAGCGCCGCAGTCGGCATCTCGATGGCCGGCTCCTCGGCGATGAACCTGGCGATCTACCACCCGGGCCAGTTCATCTACGCAGGTTCGCTGTCCGGCTACCTCAGCCCGTCCACCGGACAGGGCGCGATCGGCCTGGCGATGGGTGATGCCGGCGGCTACAAGAAGGAAGACATGTGGGGGCCGGACAGCGACCCGGCGTGGCAGCGCAACGACCCCACGGTCAACGTCGCCCAACTCGTCGCCAACAACACCCGGCTCTGGGTGTACTGCGGCAACGGAACTCCGAACGAATTGGGCGGCGCCAACCTGCCCGCCACGTTCCTTGAGAGCAACTTCATGATCGGCGGCAACAAGAAGTTCCAGGACGCCTACAACGCCGCCGGCGGCCACAACGCCGTGTTCAACTTCCCGGCCTACGGCACCCACAGTTGGGAGTACTGGGGAGCGCAGCTGAACGCGATGAAGCCCGACCTGCAGGGCGCCCTGGGCGCTCACGCCGGCGGCTGA
- a CDS encoding SRPBCC family protein: MQGSATVHMAAPADKIWDLIADVRNVGRFSPETFEAEWLDGATGPALGAKFRGHVKRNEIGPVYWTTCRVTACEPGREFGFEVLVGDRAVNNWLYRLAPSKGGTDVTESFRMSASPFVNLYFLFGGFLRQRRNVRDMTNTLHRIKDVAEA; encoded by the coding sequence ATGCAGGGCTCCGCGACCGTTCACATGGCAGCACCGGCCGACAAGATCTGGGACCTGATCGCCGACGTCCGCAACGTCGGCCGGTTCTCCCCCGAAACGTTCGAAGCCGAATGGCTCGACGGGGCCACCGGCCCCGCGCTCGGCGCCAAGTTCCGCGGGCACGTCAAGCGCAACGAGATCGGGCCGGTGTACTGGACGACGTGCCGGGTGACGGCCTGCGAGCCCGGCCGGGAATTCGGCTTCGAGGTTCTCGTCGGCGACCGCGCGGTGAACAACTGGTTGTACCGACTGGCGCCGTCGAAAGGGGGTACCGACGTCACCGAGTCGTTCCGGATGAGTGCCTCACCGTTCGTCAACCTGTACTTCTTGTTCGGCGGCTTCCTGCGGCAACGACGCAACGTCCGGGACATGACCAACACGCTGCACCGGATCAAGGATGTGGCCGAGGCATGA
- a CDS encoding nitronate monooxygenase, translating to MHTPICDELGIEFPIFAFTHCRDVVVAVSKAGGFGVLGAVGFTPEQLEIELKWIDENIGDHPYGVDIVIPNKYEGMDSHLSAEDLAETLRKMVPQEHLDFGKKILADHGVPIEDSDGDSLQLLGWTEATATPQVEVALTHPKVKMIANALGTPPPDMIKHIHDAGLKVAALCGSPSQARKHADAGVDIIIAQGGEAGGHCGEVGSIVLWPQVVKEVAPVPVLAAGGIGSGQQIAAALALGAQGAWTGSQWLMVEESSNTPVQQAAYVKAGSRDTVRSRSFTGKPARMLRNDWTEAWEAPDNPKPLGMPLQYMVSGMAVRATNRYPNESVDVAFNPVGQVVGQFSKVEKTSTVIERWVQEYLAATSRLDELNEAAAV from the coding sequence ATGCACACTCCAATCTGCGACGAACTCGGCATCGAGTTTCCGATCTTCGCGTTCACGCACTGCCGCGATGTCGTCGTCGCGGTGAGCAAGGCCGGCGGTTTCGGGGTGCTGGGAGCGGTCGGCTTCACCCCGGAGCAACTCGAGATCGAGCTGAAGTGGATCGACGAAAACATCGGCGACCACCCGTACGGCGTCGACATCGTGATTCCGAACAAATACGAGGGCATGGATTCGCACCTGTCCGCCGAGGATCTGGCCGAGACGCTGCGCAAGATGGTGCCCCAGGAGCACCTGGACTTCGGGAAGAAGATCCTCGCGGATCACGGCGTGCCGATCGAGGACAGCGACGGCGACAGCCTGCAACTGCTGGGCTGGACCGAGGCCACGGCTACCCCGCAGGTCGAGGTGGCACTCACGCACCCCAAAGTGAAGATGATCGCGAACGCGCTCGGTACTCCGCCGCCGGACATGATCAAGCACATCCACGACGCCGGTCTCAAGGTGGCGGCGTTGTGCGGATCGCCCTCTCAAGCCCGTAAGCACGCCGACGCCGGGGTCGACATCATCATCGCGCAGGGCGGTGAGGCCGGTGGGCACTGCGGCGAGGTGGGCTCAATTGTGTTGTGGCCGCAGGTTGTCAAAGAGGTGGCGCCGGTGCCGGTGCTCGCGGCCGGCGGCATCGGCAGCGGTCAGCAGATCGCCGCGGCGCTGGCGCTGGGTGCGCAGGGCGCCTGGACCGGATCGCAGTGGTTGATGGTGGAGGAATCCTCGAACACGCCGGTGCAGCAGGCCGCCTACGTCAAGGCCGGCAGCCGCGACACCGTGCGCAGTCGTTCGTTCACCGGCAAGCCGGCCCGGATGCTGCGCAACGACTGGACCGAGGCATGGGAGGCCCCGGACAACCCGAAGCCGCTCGGAATGCCGTTGCAGTACATGGTTTCCGGCATGGCGGTGCGGGCAACGAACAGGTATCCGAATGAATCCGTCGACGTCGCGTTCAACCCGGTCGGTCAGGTCGTCGGGCAGTTCTCGAAGGTGGAGAAGACCTCCACGGTCATCGAGCGTTGGGTGCAGGAATACCTCGCGGCGACCAGCCGGCTCGATGAGCTCAACGAAGCAGCCGCAGTCTGA